One genomic segment of Arthrobacter sp. JZ12 includes these proteins:
- a CDS encoding DUF3000 domain-containing protein, whose product MGDLSQVPPEFLNALSGLRQARCRSELRLNEIPAPSRLAPYAVALGAEVLQETEPGKPPVHGPARAALTQEHPEELATGRFILLYDPEGSEVWDGTFRIVTYIRAQLEPDMGNDALLGSVAWTWLVEALQTHNATYRAAGGTATRILSESFGSLADRADTIDIELRASWTPDSHSVRQHLEAWADMVCTFAGLPPLPEGVAALPNRRRS is encoded by the coding sequence ATTGGTGACCTCTCGCAGGTTCCTCCTGAATTCCTGAATGCCCTGTCCGGACTGAGGCAGGCACGATGCCGTAGCGAACTTCGCCTGAACGAGATTCCGGCCCCCTCGCGCCTTGCCCCGTACGCCGTCGCGTTGGGCGCCGAGGTGCTCCAGGAGACAGAGCCAGGCAAGCCACCCGTCCACGGCCCGGCACGCGCAGCCCTCACGCAGGAGCATCCCGAGGAACTCGCAACCGGGCGCTTCATACTCCTCTACGATCCCGAAGGATCCGAGGTTTGGGACGGGACCTTCCGCATCGTCACCTACATCAGGGCCCAACTCGAACCGGACATGGGTAACGATGCCCTCCTCGGATCTGTCGCGTGGACGTGGCTGGTGGAAGCCCTTCAAACCCACAACGCGACCTACCGGGCGGCAGGTGGCACGGCCACCAGGATCCTGTCCGAAAGCTTCGGGTCACTGGCCGACCGCGCGGACACGATCGACATCGAACTGCGCGCATCCTGGACACCGGATTCGCACAGCGTTCGGCAACACCTGGAGGCCTGGGCAGACATGGTGTGCACCTTCGCCGGGTTGCCCCCGCTCCCTGAGGGAGTTGCCGCCCTGCCGAACCGCCGCCGCAGCTGA
- a CDS encoding aldo/keto reductase — protein MTEYRRLGTSGLSVSVVGLGCNNLGRPGTASESQRGATAVVGAALETGITLFDVADSYGRVPGVSEELLGRALGRNRDDVILATKFGLDLRGANGADWGARGSRRYIVKAVEASLKRLNTEWIDLYQYHSPDPATPIEETLSALDSLVQSGKVRYIGHSNFAGWQVAQAEFVARQLGSTRFISAQNHYNLLERGIEREVVRAADAYGLGVLPYFPLANGLLTGKYSSGKAPAGSRLTHSRTHLLDQANWEQLADFSAYARARSLTELQAAFSWLASRPTVASVIAGATRPEQVRQNAEAVCWVPTQADLEELDHIFPGPA, from the coding sequence ATGACTGAATATCGCAGACTTGGTACATCCGGCCTGAGCGTCTCCGTGGTCGGCCTGGGGTGCAACAACCTTGGCCGGCCAGGGACCGCGTCCGAATCGCAGCGCGGCGCAACCGCCGTGGTGGGGGCGGCCCTGGAGACGGGCATCACGCTCTTCGACGTGGCAGACTCCTACGGCCGGGTTCCCGGCGTGAGCGAGGAACTGCTCGGGCGGGCACTGGGACGCAACCGCGACGACGTCATACTCGCCACCAAATTCGGTCTCGACCTTCGGGGCGCCAACGGTGCGGATTGGGGTGCGCGGGGGTCCCGCCGGTACATCGTCAAGGCGGTAGAAGCCTCCCTGAAACGGCTCAACACCGAATGGATCGACCTCTACCAATACCATTCGCCGGACCCTGCCACGCCGATCGAAGAAACACTCTCCGCGCTCGACTCCCTCGTACAGAGCGGAAAGGTCCGCTACATCGGCCACTCGAACTTCGCCGGCTGGCAGGTTGCCCAAGCCGAGTTCGTCGCCAGGCAGCTTGGTTCCACCCGGTTCATCTCAGCCCAGAACCACTACAACCTGCTTGAACGCGGCATTGAGCGTGAAGTGGTTCGGGCAGCCGACGCCTACGGCTTGGGCGTTCTTCCTTACTTCCCGCTCGCCAACGGACTGCTGACGGGCAAGTACAGCTCCGGGAAGGCGCCGGCCGGGAGCAGGCTCACCCATTCCCGCACCCACCTGCTCGACCAGGCAAACTGGGAACAGCTGGCCGACTTCAGCGCCTATGCCCGCGCACGCTCCCTGACCGAACTGCAGGCCGCCTTTTCATGGCTTGCGAGCCGCCCCACCGTAGCGAGCGTCATCGCGGGAGCCACGAGGCCCGAGCAAGTGAGGCAGAACGCGGAAGCCGTGTGCTGGGTGCCTACGCAGGCTGATCTCGAGGAGCTCGACCACATCTTTCCGGGGCCTGCATAG
- a CDS encoding SufE family protein, producing METTALPQQLADIVDDFQALSEPDRLQLLLEFSRGLPALPEHLQDHPELLEQVVECQSPLFLTLDIADDAAKSVSLFFSAPPEAPTTRGFAGVLQEGLDGLPAAEILAVPDDVPERLGLTRAITPLRMRGMTAMLGRIKRKIRESGAV from the coding sequence GTGGAGACAACCGCATTACCCCAGCAGCTCGCGGATATCGTTGACGATTTCCAGGCACTGTCCGAGCCGGACAGGCTGCAGCTGCTTCTTGAGTTCTCACGCGGGCTGCCGGCCCTGCCGGAGCATCTGCAGGACCACCCGGAGCTCCTTGAGCAGGTGGTTGAGTGCCAGAGCCCGCTCTTCCTGACGCTTGATATTGCCGACGACGCAGCGAAGTCTGTTTCGCTCTTCTTTTCGGCGCCTCCGGAGGCTCCCACCACCCGTGGATTCGCGGGCGTCCTTCAGGAGGGTCTGGATGGGCTTCCGGCAGCTGAGATTCTCGCTGTTCCCGACGACGTTCCGGAGCGGCTGGGCCTCACCCGCGCCATCACCCCGCTTCGCATGCGCGGCATGACCGCAATGCTCGGCCGGATCAAGCGCAAGATCCGGGAATCAGGAGCGGTTTAG
- a CDS encoding 3-hydroxyacyl-CoA dehydrogenase NAD-binding domain-containing protein, whose amino-acid sequence MSFERYEELAALVPDEVVTHSFVEDVQLPDGGGTLALITLDNGLDSNRPTTLGPNTLIEFGRTLEGLRDRADAGELSAVALTGKPCFLAAGADLSTVKSLKERHHGRLMAELGHEAYGLLGTLGVPSFAFINGVALGGGLEIALAADYRTVSSGAGSIGLPEAFIGLVPGWGGVWRLPRLTGPAAAITVMIENPLSNNRTLDGRKAFELGIADALFEPADFLEQSVAWAAGILADSSDVRARRAALARYDDGEWEAAAVAGRTFVEARTSNAAPAPGKVLDLFEASRTRSREDSAAAECEVLTELMQSPEFHATVYAFLELVQKRAKRPAGAPDRSLARPVTKVGVVGAGLMASQLALLFARRLGVPVVLTDLDQDRVDKGVAWVRGEVDKLAAKKRLSPDQANRIRALVTGSVSKAAFADADFVIEAVFEELEIKRQVFAEVEEVVAPECVLATNTSSLSVAAMAEGLRHPERVVGFHFFNPVAAMPLLEIVKAPSTADEVLATAFAVGKELKKNAVLVRDAPAFVVNRILGRMFGEITAAFDEGTDAATADSALKPMGLPMTPFKLLELVGLPVGQHVQESLQAAFGGRFYVSKNQQVLVEAGKKGLWEQDEAGNDTVPEATLALLTFGSSPSTSEQVLQRTQDALADEIGRMLEEGVVSAPEDIDLCMILGAGWPMHLGGITPYLDRVGASERVLGSTFH is encoded by the coding sequence ATGAGTTTTGAACGGTATGAGGAGCTTGCGGCGCTGGTACCGGACGAGGTGGTGACCCATTCTTTCGTGGAGGATGTTCAGCTCCCGGATGGTGGCGGGACGTTGGCCCTCATCACGCTCGACAATGGCCTGGACTCCAACAGGCCCACCACTCTTGGACCAAACACCCTCATCGAGTTCGGTCGCACACTTGAGGGCCTGAGGGACCGTGCGGACGCCGGAGAGCTGTCCGCGGTTGCCCTGACGGGCAAACCCTGTTTCCTTGCCGCCGGCGCCGACCTGTCCACGGTGAAGTCGCTGAAGGAGCGGCACCACGGGCGGCTGATGGCCGAACTGGGTCATGAGGCCTACGGCCTCCTCGGCACTCTTGGCGTACCGAGCTTCGCCTTCATTAACGGCGTTGCCCTCGGCGGAGGGTTGGAAATCGCCCTCGCGGCGGATTATCGGACGGTGTCCTCGGGAGCCGGCAGCATAGGGCTGCCGGAAGCCTTCATCGGACTGGTCCCCGGCTGGGGTGGCGTATGGCGGCTCCCCCGGCTGACCGGTCCAGCTGCAGCAATCACTGTGATGATTGAGAATCCCCTGAGCAACAACAGGACGCTGGATGGGCGCAAGGCCTTCGAGCTTGGGATCGCGGACGCGCTCTTTGAGCCGGCGGACTTCCTGGAGCAATCCGTCGCCTGGGCAGCGGGCATCTTGGCTGACTCCTCCGACGTACGGGCCAGGCGCGCCGCCCTTGCCCGGTACGACGACGGCGAGTGGGAGGCTGCCGCTGTGGCCGGGCGCACCTTCGTCGAAGCCAGGACCTCAAACGCCGCACCCGCTCCCGGCAAGGTGCTCGACCTGTTCGAAGCATCGCGCACGCGTAGCCGCGAAGACTCTGCTGCAGCCGAGTGTGAGGTGCTTACGGAGCTGATGCAGTCTCCGGAGTTCCACGCCACGGTGTACGCCTTCCTTGAGCTTGTGCAGAAGCGGGCCAAGCGGCCGGCAGGCGCACCTGACCGCAGCCTCGCCCGGCCTGTCACGAAGGTCGGGGTCGTGGGAGCAGGACTTATGGCCAGCCAGCTTGCCCTGCTGTTTGCCCGCAGGCTTGGAGTGCCGGTGGTTCTGACCGACCTCGACCAGGACCGTGTAGACAAGGGCGTAGCCTGGGTACGGGGAGAGGTTGACAAGCTTGCCGCGAAGAAGCGGCTGTCGCCGGACCAGGCGAACCGCATCAGGGCCCTGGTCACGGGATCGGTCTCAAAGGCCGCGTTCGCAGATGCTGATTTCGTCATTGAAGCGGTCTTCGAGGAACTCGAGATCAAGAGGCAGGTCTTCGCGGAGGTCGAGGAGGTCGTTGCGCCCGAATGCGTCCTGGCCACCAATACATCGTCGTTGTCCGTGGCTGCCATGGCGGAGGGTTTGCGCCACCCCGAACGGGTCGTCGGGTTCCACTTCTTCAATCCGGTAGCGGCCATGCCGCTTCTGGAGATTGTGAAGGCCCCGTCCACCGCCGATGAGGTGCTGGCTACCGCTTTCGCCGTCGGAAAGGAGCTGAAGAAGAATGCCGTGCTGGTACGCGATGCACCGGCCTTCGTCGTCAACCGCATACTGGGCCGGATGTTCGGCGAGATCACCGCCGCCTTCGATGAGGGCACGGACGCTGCCACCGCCGACTCCGCTCTGAAACCCATGGGCCTGCCCATGACACCGTTCAAGCTCCTTGAACTGGTGGGCCTCCCCGTTGGACAGCACGTACAGGAGTCGCTGCAGGCAGCCTTCGGCGGCAGGTTCTACGTCTCGAAGAACCAACAGGTCCTCGTTGAGGCAGGGAAGAAGGGGCTGTGGGAGCAGGACGAGGCCGGAAACGACACCGTTCCTGAAGCTACGCTCGCGCTCCTGACCTTCGGGTCGTCGCCGTCGACGTCGGAGCAGGTGCTGCAGCGCACGCAGGACGCCCTCGCCGACGAAATCGGCAGGATGCTTGAGGAGGGCGTGGTATCCGCGCCTGAGGACATCGACCTGTGCATGATCCTCGGGGCCGGTTGGCCGATGCATCTCGGAGGAATCACCCCGTACCTGGACCGGGTTGGTGCGTCGGAGCGGGTGCTCGGGAGCACGTTCCACTAG
- a CDS encoding SDR family NAD(P)-dependent oxidoreductase, which produces MSTTPNAVQGLNVLVAGATSQAGIAVVEALASESARVVAVGSDSTRLERALGHLKTVRLQTCDLTDGRAVDRLAAELRADGQPADGLIHLVGGWRGGGGIAGQSDADYEFLHRSILTTLRNTTRAFVSDLQQSRRGRLAIVSATAVDNPAADSASYAAVKAAAETWVRAVAQQFAADPEAEAAASVLVVKALVDDVMRAQQPDRRFPGYTHVRDLAAGVLDLFTQTAAGVNGQRVLLTN; this is translated from the coding sequence GTGAGCACGACGCCGAATGCTGTGCAGGGGCTCAACGTGCTGGTGGCCGGGGCCACCAGCCAGGCAGGCATCGCGGTCGTCGAGGCACTCGCCTCAGAATCGGCACGCGTCGTGGCAGTGGGCTCGGATTCGACCCGCCTGGAGCGGGCGCTGGGACATCTCAAGACAGTCCGGCTTCAGACCTGCGACCTGACCGACGGACGCGCGGTGGACCGGTTGGCCGCAGAACTACGAGCGGACGGACAACCCGCCGACGGACTGATCCACCTCGTGGGCGGCTGGCGGGGAGGCGGCGGAATCGCAGGCCAGTCAGATGCGGACTACGAGTTCCTTCACCGGTCCATCCTGACCACCCTTCGGAACACCACCCGCGCCTTCGTGTCCGACCTCCAGCAGTCCCGTCGGGGAAGACTGGCGATCGTGTCCGCGACCGCCGTCGACAACCCTGCCGCTGACAGCGCCTCCTACGCGGCAGTCAAAGCGGCAGCCGAGACGTGGGTTCGCGCCGTAGCCCAACAGTTCGCGGCGGACCCGGAAGCGGAGGCCGCGGCGTCGGTCCTGGTGGTGAAGGCGCTCGTAGACGATGTGATGCGTGCCCAACAACCCGACCGGCGCTTCCCCGGATACACCCACGTCCGCGACCTTGCTGCCGGAGTGCTGGACCTGTTCACGCAGACTGCCGCCGGAGTTAACGGGCAGAGAGTCCTTTTGACAAACTGA
- a CDS encoding ribonuclease D produces the protein MTVQHSEPGSAAAGDVLPAPDQSAPLPVLEEPREGVPFVIDTPAGLERAARMLTAGSGPAGVDAERASGFRYGQRAFLVQIRREGAGTWLIDPEPFGNLSVINDALAGVEWILHAATQDLPCLSALGMWPDKLFDTELAARLAGLPRVGLAAVIENLLGFTLAKEHSAADWSQRPLPEPWLRYAALDVEVLVELRDRLVELLDRDGKLQFAEEEFEHIRSSPPAPPRLDPWRRTSGVHQVRDRRQLAAVRELWQEREALAQKRDVAPGRLIPDSAIVAAARAMPQTVPQLLAVNGFHGRAAQREAPRWLRCISTARTARDLPELQLPTNAPPPPRVWPEKDPAAAARLQTAKPRVAAVADRLNMPVENLLTPDFLRRLAWRPPRPIDLDTISAALAELGARNWQIQRVAAVITVAFLDPEPLQPKQSKGQ, from the coding sequence ATGACCGTGCAGCATTCCGAGCCTGGCAGCGCCGCTGCAGGCGATGTCCTTCCCGCACCGGACCAATCTGCTCCGCTGCCCGTCCTCGAGGAACCTCGAGAAGGCGTTCCCTTCGTCATCGACACCCCCGCGGGACTTGAACGTGCAGCACGAATGCTGACCGCAGGATCCGGACCTGCCGGTGTGGACGCTGAACGGGCGTCGGGATTCCGTTACGGCCAGCGTGCCTTCCTCGTGCAGATCCGCAGGGAAGGCGCGGGTACCTGGCTTATCGACCCTGAACCCTTCGGCAACCTGTCAGTCATAAACGATGCGTTGGCCGGCGTCGAGTGGATCCTGCATGCCGCAACTCAGGACCTGCCGTGCCTGTCCGCCCTGGGGATGTGGCCTGACAAGCTCTTCGATACGGAACTCGCTGCCAGGCTCGCCGGTCTCCCCCGCGTCGGTCTGGCAGCCGTCATCGAGAACCTCCTGGGGTTCACGCTTGCCAAGGAGCACTCCGCTGCCGACTGGTCCCAGCGCCCCCTGCCCGAGCCATGGCTGCGCTACGCCGCTCTGGACGTCGAGGTCCTGGTCGAGCTGCGCGACCGTCTCGTAGAGCTGCTCGACCGGGACGGGAAACTGCAGTTCGCTGAGGAAGAATTCGAGCACATTCGGTCCAGCCCGCCGGCACCGCCGCGTCTCGATCCCTGGCGCAGGACGTCCGGCGTGCACCAGGTGCGGGACCGGCGGCAGTTGGCAGCCGTGCGCGAGCTGTGGCAGGAACGCGAAGCCCTCGCCCAAAAGCGGGACGTTGCCCCTGGCCGTCTCATTCCTGACTCCGCCATCGTGGCGGCGGCCCGCGCCATGCCCCAGACCGTTCCCCAGCTCCTCGCGGTCAACGGTTTCCACGGCCGCGCAGCGCAGCGGGAAGCACCGCGCTGGTTGCGCTGCATCTCGACGGCCCGTACCGCCCGCGATCTACCGGAACTGCAGCTGCCTACAAACGCTCCGCCGCCGCCACGCGTCTGGCCGGAAAAGGATCCAGCAGCAGCGGCACGACTTCAGACCGCGAAGCCGCGCGTGGCCGCTGTTGCTGACCGGTTGAACATGCCCGTCGAAAACCTTCTCACCCCCGACTTCCTGCGAAGGCTCGCCTGGCGTCCCCCCAGACCGATCGACCTGGACACCATCTCTGCTGCCCTGGCCGAACTCGGTGCCCGCAACTGGCAGATACAGCGAGTGGCCGCAGTCATCACTGTTGCCTTCCTCGATCCGGAACCACTGCAGCCGAAGCAATCGAAGGGTCAATAA
- the msrB gene encoding peptide-methionine (R)-S-oxide reductase MsrB has translation MNSPESAPHTGYTPTVEKTDEEWRRELTPEEYYVLRQAGTERPFTGEYHDTHTKGVYQCRACGHELFTSKEKFDSHCGWPSFWAPLAEDRVRYIRDRSLGMERIEVRCARCDSHLGHVFEGEGYATPTDQRYCINSISMKLVPQE, from the coding sequence ATGAACTCACCAGAATCCGCCCCGCACACCGGCTACACCCCCACAGTGGAAAAGACCGACGAGGAGTGGCGCCGCGAGCTTACGCCCGAGGAGTACTACGTACTGCGCCAGGCAGGTACTGAACGTCCCTTCACTGGGGAGTACCACGACACCCACACCAAGGGCGTTTACCAGTGCCGCGCCTGCGGACACGAGCTCTTCACCAGCAAGGAAAAGTTCGATTCCCACTGCGGTTGGCCGTCCTTCTGGGCACCGCTGGCCGAGGACCGCGTGCGCTACATCCGGGACCGTTCACTCGGGATGGAACGGATCGAGGTGCGCTGCGCCCGGTGTGATTCTCATCTGGGTCACGTCTTCGAGGGTGAGGGCTATGCAACTCCCACCGACCAGCGCTACTGCATCAACTCCATTTCCATGAAGCTGGTGCCGCAGGAATAG
- a CDS encoding DUF6421 family protein translates to MSESRPELLPAWAELKAAAASLQELQAKDGSVADEKDVPSARGHADTIVRAIQELAPAFPHDAAYLDALVEDFRRWMAAGMGVPDFLDSLVQFQPQLGRVNGRRHLVVFPMYTQNGSTNRFVEAVLIEIVWPDFIAELEAGDYSNKLFVPIRFLDFTPGYDTNSAVLFPETVAVRETPRFTWGAIFADREAARFRRVVSAAADITRLELPAEAQELLQDQKLAEETFVMWDLIHDRTHMRGDLPFDPFMIKQRMPYFLYSLEELRCDLTAFRESVRVAADKEASDDARRHARLVQYAVIFDRIFRFAITGSRVRNYDGLGGQLLFAWLHQNHVLHWTDTTLRIDWEEVPGVVIALGEKIQQLYWRSIDRPKTAHWLAAYELVSETVTPHPASVWAKGPDALPLDGPPRGLTDAVLDDEFPLSMFFEALDRKMKPVIESTSGITGSSA, encoded by the coding sequence ATATCTGAATCGCGACCGGAGCTTCTTCCCGCCTGGGCCGAATTGAAGGCCGCCGCTGCTTCCCTCCAGGAGCTGCAGGCCAAGGACGGATCGGTGGCAGATGAGAAGGACGTCCCGAGTGCCCGCGGCCATGCGGACACTATTGTGCGTGCCATTCAGGAGCTCGCGCCCGCCTTTCCGCACGATGCCGCCTATCTGGACGCCCTGGTGGAAGACTTCCGCCGCTGGATGGCAGCCGGCATGGGAGTTCCCGACTTTCTGGATTCCCTTGTGCAGTTCCAGCCGCAGCTGGGGCGTGTGAACGGACGCCGGCATCTGGTGGTCTTTCCCATGTACACGCAGAACGGCAGCACGAACCGCTTCGTGGAAGCAGTGCTCATCGAAATCGTCTGGCCCGACTTCATTGCTGAGCTCGAGGCGGGCGATTACTCGAACAAGCTTTTCGTGCCGATTCGGTTCCTCGATTTCACTCCGGGCTACGACACCAATTCCGCGGTCCTCTTTCCCGAAACGGTGGCGGTCCGTGAAACCCCGCGGTTCACATGGGGTGCCATCTTCGCCGACCGGGAAGCGGCACGCTTCCGCCGTGTAGTCAGCGCTGCGGCCGATATCACCCGCCTGGAACTTCCAGCGGAAGCGCAGGAGCTGTTGCAGGACCAGAAGCTGGCGGAAGAGACGTTCGTGATGTGGGACCTCATCCATGACCGGACCCATATGCGTGGTGACCTGCCCTTCGATCCGTTCATGATCAAGCAGCGGATGCCGTATTTCCTGTACTCCCTGGAGGAACTGCGGTGCGATCTCACGGCGTTCCGCGAGTCCGTTCGGGTCGCAGCGGATAAGGAAGCGTCCGACGACGCCCGCCGCCACGCGCGCCTGGTGCAGTACGCAGTGATCTTTGACCGGATCTTCCGTTTCGCGATCACCGGAAGCCGGGTACGCAATTACGACGGGCTCGGCGGCCAGCTCCTGTTTGCGTGGCTGCACCAGAACCACGTCCTGCACTGGACCGACACCACCCTTCGCATTGACTGGGAGGAGGTTCCCGGCGTCGTCATTGCACTCGGCGAGAAGATCCAGCAACTGTACTGGCGTTCCATTGACCGCCCGAAAACTGCCCACTGGCTGGCAGCCTATGAACTGGTGTCCGAGACGGTAACACCCCATCCGGCGTCCGTTTGGGCCAAAGGACCGGACGCGCTCCCGCTCGACGGCCCTCCACGCGGCCTCACCGACGCTGTCCTCGATGACGAGTTCCCCCTCTCGATGTTCTTTGAAGCTCTGGACAGGAAGATGAAGCCGGTCATCGAATCAACCTCCGGTATCACCGGGTCAAGCGCGTGA
- a CDS encoding low specificity L-threonine aldolase, with amino-acid sequence MTDTLPATARIHDPAVRGFASDNYSGVHPEILAALAAANEGHQVAYGDDDYTRRLQELMQEHFGEGTRAYPVFNGTGANVLGLQSLLPRWGAVICARTAHINVDENGAPERIGGMKLLAVATPDGKLTPQLIDQEAWGWGDEHRAQPLAVSITQTTELGTLYTPEEIRAIADHVHARGMHLHMDGARIANAAAALDLPLRAFTRDAGVDILSFGGTKNGLMFGECVVVLNPAAVTGLDYLRKMNMQLASKMRFLSAQFVALLEDGLWLRSARHANAMAARLTAAVAGIPGVTVTQPTTANAVFAILPAGAADRVRGYFRFYDWDQATGEVRWMCSFDTTPEDVDAFAEAIRREVGFA; translated from the coding sequence GTGACTGACACCCTTCCTGCCACCGCACGCATCCACGATCCAGCTGTCCGCGGCTTCGCCTCTGACAACTATTCGGGCGTACATCCCGAGATTCTTGCCGCCCTGGCCGCAGCGAACGAAGGCCACCAGGTTGCCTACGGCGATGACGACTACACCCGCAGGCTCCAGGAACTGATGCAGGAGCACTTCGGTGAGGGCACCCGCGCCTATCCGGTGTTCAACGGTACCGGCGCCAATGTCCTGGGGCTGCAATCACTCCTCCCCCGCTGGGGCGCGGTGATCTGCGCGAGGACGGCCCACATCAACGTCGACGAGAACGGCGCACCCGAACGCATCGGCGGAATGAAACTGCTTGCCGTGGCCACTCCCGACGGCAAGCTGACGCCGCAGCTCATCGACCAGGAAGCCTGGGGTTGGGGTGACGAGCACCGTGCCCAGCCGCTGGCCGTCTCGATCACCCAGACAACGGAGCTGGGAACCCTCTACACCCCGGAGGAAATCCGCGCCATCGCCGACCATGTGCACGCCCGCGGCATGCATCTGCATATGGACGGTGCTCGTATCGCCAACGCGGCAGCAGCCCTCGACCTGCCGCTGCGCGCTTTCACGCGTGACGCAGGCGTGGACATCCTTTCGTTCGGCGGCACCAAGAACGGGTTGATGTTCGGCGAATGCGTGGTGGTCCTCAATCCTGCTGCCGTGACCGGCCTGGACTATCTGCGAAAGATGAATATGCAGTTGGCATCGAAGATGCGCTTCCTGTCGGCCCAGTTCGTCGCTCTGCTCGAGGATGGCCTGTGGCTGCGCTCTGCAAGGCACGCCAATGCCATGGCCGCCCGCCTGACTGCCGCCGTTGCCGGCATACCGGGGGTCACCGTGACGCAGCCGACGACGGCGAATGCCGTTTTTGCCATTCTTCCTGCCGGAGCCGCTGACCGGGTTCGTGGATACTTCCGCTTCTACGACTGGGACCAGGCAACGGGCGAGGTGCGCTGGATGTGCTCGTTCGATACAACGCCAGAGGATGTCGATGCCTTCGCCGAAGCCATCCGCCGGGAAGTCGGCTTCGCCTAG
- a CDS encoding alpha/beta hydrolase family protein translates to MSFSSPGTVPDRQSWLRWAVLGLGTGAAASTVVAAATSALAAHFAREVVIPRKREENLEILAVVQAGDGLQVILPANEDTTIEGTYSLYFDGGRGHARIGAIRSYVPREGTVQRDVETVYSGDLRTAVRGWWSGAVYPRPSALGFADERIDIPVEGGTAPAWLVRAETPATTWAIMVHGRGVQRSEGLRAVRTARELGMASLLVSYRNDGEAPFAPDGRYGLGMTEWQDVEAAMAYAFAHGAEDVVLFGWSMGGAICLQVADVSRYRSRIRGLVLDGPVIDWMDVLTHQAELNRIPAPAGRLGQWLISNSMGRLVTGLSNPLNLKSMDWVSRADQVTVPTLILHSEDDEFVPVGPSAELAERNPAFVTLERFHRARHTKEWNVDPERWDSVTAAWLRRQVFGRTAPSRTLNRS, encoded by the coding sequence ATGTCTTTCAGCTCTCCCGGAACCGTGCCTGACCGCCAGTCTTGGCTGCGTTGGGCTGTGCTTGGGCTTGGCACCGGCGCAGCGGCAAGTACCGTGGTCGCCGCGGCTACGTCTGCCCTCGCTGCGCACTTCGCGCGGGAGGTGGTGATTCCACGCAAGCGCGAGGAGAATCTGGAGATCCTTGCCGTAGTACAGGCCGGCGACGGGCTGCAGGTTATTCTGCCCGCAAACGAGGACACCACGATCGAGGGCACCTACAGTCTCTATTTCGACGGCGGCCGCGGGCACGCGCGTATCGGCGCAATCCGCTCCTATGTTCCCCGGGAAGGAACGGTTCAGCGCGACGTCGAGACCGTCTACTCCGGAGACCTGCGAACAGCGGTTCGTGGGTGGTGGAGCGGTGCGGTCTACCCCCGGCCGTCCGCCCTGGGCTTTGCTGACGAACGGATTGACATCCCAGTCGAAGGCGGAACCGCTCCCGCGTGGCTCGTACGAGCCGAAACTCCGGCTACTACCTGGGCGATCATGGTGCACGGCAGGGGAGTGCAGCGATCCGAAGGGCTACGGGCAGTGCGCACAGCCCGGGAACTTGGAATGGCGAGTTTGCTCGTGTCCTACCGGAACGACGGCGAAGCACCCTTCGCCCCGGACGGCAGGTATGGGCTGGGGATGACTGAATGGCAGGACGTCGAGGCGGCGATGGCCTACGCCTTCGCACATGGGGCCGAGGACGTAGTCCTCTTCGGCTGGTCGATGGGCGGTGCCATCTGCCTGCAGGTGGCAGACGTGTCGCGCTATCGTTCGCGGATCCGCGGGCTGGTCCTGGACGGTCCCGTCATTGACTGGATGGACGTACTTACGCACCAGGCCGAGCTCAACCGCATCCCGGCTCCCGCGGGCCGGCTTGGACAGTGGCTCATCTCAAACAGCATGGGGCGCCTGGTGACCGGCCTGTCGAACCCTCTGAACCTGAAGAGCATGGACTGGGTCTCCCGGGCGGACCAGGTCACCGTTCCGACGCTGATCCTGCACAGTGAAGACGATGAGTTTGTCCCGGTGGGGCCGTCAGCTGAGCTTGCGGAACGGAATCCCGCCTTTGTGACCCTCGAACGGTTCCACCGTGCCCGGCACACCAAGGAGTGGAATGTGGACCCGGAGAGATGGGACTCAGTCACCGCCGCCTGGCTTCGCCGGCAGGTCTTCGGCCGCACTGCCCCGAGCCGGACGCTAAACCGCTCCTGA